In Ptychodera flava strain L36383 chromosome 17, AS_Pfla_20210202, whole genome shotgun sequence, one genomic interval encodes:
- the LOC139115988 gene encoding beta-alanine transporter-like, with product MSVEDILHTIGDTGRYQQFMLVLASLTFLPQSWFGQVTTFFAISTDHYCRVYYNQTYEVDSLLKRATIPRTHHGNQTTWDSCHMYNVNESMIFDSYFADGTASNRSSFSAMSVHPCDHGWLFDRSSASNTLVMEFGLVCDKRWLQQLCKSTYSFAGIFGSLIFGPLSDAYGRKPTYYLTLIIALIFNVLMYISTTFSMFIICQFLMGIVSPAIYNIGHLIVVEMVTTKSRPMVLVVCTLAHPFCELLLAGIAHAVRSDWGILQLAGSLYCVIFIPYYCILDESPRWLFKQGRLEELGRLFEKIAKWNKTTYQRQNLKSSDIKENEGISAMSALTSLFVRKELRCQTINISMGWFSIGSLYYGITYNFNLVTNNSSLTLALISVGDVIAYLLCWLTLRYLPRRWLVFSSMTLSGLCWIVVGVVDIQAVKIAFCVGAKMAALIANISFFAYSAELYPTDVRNAAVGLGQTLAHLGATLSQYIFVLMDIDPLLPFIILSSLVALGGVMALLLPETLDLDLIDSIDDIKKRREPDSAVVYKNNEDSRLLEGRPHPGQ from the exons ATGTCTGTAGAGGATATACTACACACAATAGGCGATACTGGGAGGTATCAGCAATTCATGCTAGTCTTAGCGAGTTTAACTTTTCTGCCTCAATCATGGTTTGGTCAAGTCACtacattttttgcaatttcGACCGACCATTACTGTCGGGTTTATTACAACCAAACCTATGAAGTTGACTCTTTACTAAAACGGGCCACCATTCCCAGAACACACCATGGAAACCAGACCACCTGGGATTCCTGTCACATGTACAACGTGAATGAGTCAATGATATTTGATAGTTATTTTGCCGATGGGACAGCGTCGAATAGGTCGAGCTTCTCGGCGATGAGTGTTCATCCATGTGATCATGGCTGGCTTTTCGATAGGTCGTCAGCTTCGAACACCTTGGTGATGGAG TTTGGCTTAGTGTGTGACAAACGATGGTTGCAGCAGTTGTGCAAGTCAACGTATTCTTTTGCAGGTATATTTGGGTCCTTAATTTTTGGTCCTCTAAGTGATGC ATATGGTAGGAAACCAACATACTATCTCACCTTAATTATCGCCTTGATCTTCAACGTATTAATGTACATATCTACAACGTTCTCTATGTTTATCATATGTCAGTTTCTGATGGGCATTGTTAGTCCAGCAATTTACAACATCGGTCATCTGATAG TTGTAGAAATGGTAACAACGAAAAGCAGGCcaatggtactagtagtctgtacacttgcTCATCCTTTCTGTGAGCTCTTGCTAGCGGGCATAGCTCATGCAGTCAGGAGTGATTGGGGTATACTGCAACTCGCTGGGTCGTTATATTGCGTCATTTTCATTCCCTATTACTG cATTTTAGACGAGTCGCCAAGATGGTTATTTAAACAAGGAAGGCTTGAAGAATTAGGAAGACTTTTTGAGAAAATAGCCAAGTGGAACAAAACAACGTATCAACGACAAAATCTAAAGTCATCAGATATTAAG GAGAATGAAGGCATTTCTGCAATGTCTGCACTTACAAGCTTATTTGTGCGAAAAGAACTGAGATGTCAGACAATCAATATATCCATGGGTTG GTTTTCAATCGGGAGTCTCTATTATGGTATTACCTACAACTTCAACTTAGTGACAAACAACTCCAGTCTCACTCTTGCTTTGATTAGTGTTGGTGACGTCATCGCTTACCTGTTATGCTGGCTGACGTTGAGGTATCTTCCGAGGAGATGGCTTGTATTTTCATCGATGACGTTGAGCGGTTTGTGCTGGATTGTTGTCGGCGTAGTAG ATATCCAGGCCGTAAAGATTGCATTTTGTGTCGGAGCGAAGATGGCTGCATTGATTGCGAATATATCCTTCTTCGCCTACTCAGCAGAGCTGTATCCGACTGACGTAAG AAATGCTGCCGTTGGGCTTGGTCAAACACTAGCACATTTAGGAGCGACGTTATCACAGTATATTTTTGTCTTGATGGACATCGACCCCCTTCTTCCTTTCATTATCCTAAGTTCCTTAGTTGCATTGGGTGGTGTGATGGCGCTGTTACTCCCGGAGACGCTCGATCTAGACCTGATCGATTCAATTGATGACATCAAGAAGAG ACGTGAACCTGATTCAGCTGTGGTCTACAAAAACAACGAAGATTCAAGACTTCTTGAAGGACGCCCGCATCCAGGTCAATAA